In Streptococcus parasuis, the following proteins share a genomic window:
- a CDS encoding helix-turn-helix domain-containing protein gives MSAPTRQPPQINNLISQYIIPATTGLDIPLLICATLCKYFKERTGQTIFQYLNQYRIHKSIYLLEQTNKYMIEIALDCGYESDSYYIKQFRKQMNQTPKQYRKLFQKIK, from the coding sequence ATTTCTGCACCCACCAGACAGCCACCGCAAATCAATAATCTTATCAGCCAGTATATAATTCCGGCAACGACAGGATTAGATATTCCATTACTAATCTGTGCCACATTATGCAAGTATTTCAAGGAAAGAACAGGTCAAACTATCTTTCAGTATTTAAACCAATATAGAATACACAAATCCATATATTTATTAGAGCAAACAAATAAATATATGATTGAAATTGCACTAGATTGCGGATATGAAAGTGATTCATACTATATCAAGCAATTTAGAAAACAGATGAATCAAACTCCAAAACAATATCGTAAATTATTTCAAAAAATTAAATGA
- a CDS encoding TetR/AcrR family transcriptional regulator yields MPPKAKFTKAEIIEAALNIVRADGYEALTSRALGTYLGSSARPIFTVFKNMEEVQQDMIKSAKALYKEYVNKGLTAEPPFKGVGTQYILFAVNEPKLFQLLFMTEQKQIPDLSGVLPLIDESYEQILLSIQDDYKICKASGKKLYHHLWIYTHGIATLCATKMCRFTDEEISTMITEVCMSILKKLKEGENND; encoded by the coding sequence ATGCCACCAAAAGCAAAATTTACAAAAGCAGAAATTATTGAAGCTGCATTAAATATTGTTAGGGCAGACGGATATGAGGCTTTGACTTCAAGAGCGTTAGGAACATACCTCGGTAGTTCGGCAAGACCCATTTTTACTGTATTTAAAAATATGGAGGAGGTTCAGCAGGATATGATTAAATCTGCTAAAGCTCTGTATAAAGAATATGTCAATAAAGGACTAACAGCAGAGCCCCCGTTTAAAGGGGTGGGTACACAATATATTCTCTTCGCTGTTAATGAGCCTAAGCTTTTTCAACTCCTCTTTATGACGGAGCAAAAACAAATTCCTGACTTATCAGGTGTACTTCCGCTGATAGATGAAAGTTATGAGCAAATTCTATTGTCAATTCAAGATGATTACAAAATTTGCAAGGCATCTGGGAAAAAACTGTATCATCATCTTTGGATATATACACACGGAATTGCAACGCTTTGTGCCACAAAAATGTGCCGATTTACAGACGAAGAAATCAGTACAATGATTACTGAGGTATGTATGAGTATTTTGAAAAAGCTGAAGGAAGGAGAAAATAATGATTAA
- a CDS encoding ABC transporter ATP-binding protein — MIKARNIIKSYRNGESRFQVLKDISLDIKDNDFVVILGASGSGKSTFLNVISGLEHPDSGKVFYDGKDITALSDNELTSFRKENVGFIFQQYYLLPNLSVDKNVKMGADLANNKDYKNVIRAVGLGEKLHKYPSELSGGEQQRVSIARALAKKPRVLFLDEPTGALDEQTGRQVLDYICKLQKDYDFTIVMVTHNLNIAEMANTVIKMNSGKISEIYTNEAQKTAYEIGW; from the coding sequence ATGATTAAAGCGAGAAATATAATAAAATCCTACCGAAACGGAGAAAGCCGATTCCAAGTATTAAAGGACATCAGTCTTGATATTAAGGATAATGATTTTGTGGTTATTCTCGGCGCATCTGGTTCTGGCAAGTCAACCTTTTTGAATGTAATTTCAGGTCTTGAACACCCTGACAGCGGTAAAGTGTTTTATGACGGAAAGGATATTACAGCACTTTCTGATAATGAATTAACTTCATTTCGTAAGGAAAATGTCGGATTTATTTTTCAGCAGTATTATTTGCTACCTAATTTGAGCGTTGATAAAAATGTAAAAATGGGTGCTGATTTAGCAAATAATAAAGATTATAAAAATGTCATTAGGGCGGTTGGACTCGGAGAAAAACTACATAAATATCCCAGCGAACTTTCGGGTGGCGAACAGCAAAGAGTATCTATTGCAAGAGCTTTGGCAAAAAAACCAAGAGTATTATTTCTTGACGAACCGACAGGAGCATTAGACGAACAAACAGGACGACAGGTTCTTGATTATATATGTAAACTTCAAAAGGATTATGATTTTACAATAGTAATGGTAACACACAATTTAAATATTGCGGAAATGGCAAACACAGTTATAAAAATGAATAGCGGAAAAATATCTGAAATTTACACAAATGAAGCACAAAAGACCGCTTATGAGATAGGGTGGTGA
- a CDS encoding FtsX-like permease family protein, which translates to MLVGIKNVSKLIGISIIASCAVLVCTMFLNFYFDVRLIESEITSELSMFFYNAQVSMAKVVCLVSGGCLLLTEIVMLLFYIKHYIDMHKKELGILKALGYSNIKIAKSFWVFGISIFIGTVIGYAGAFLIMPWFYALQNEDKMLPEITINFHPSILFYFVVLPTVCFSALSVYYAWYKFKKPVLLLLKDNTQTASKTQNHRIEKSSELSFVEYLKRNTLKSKKALVFFIIFASFCFSAMTQMSFSMKDLSSEMMGVMMLVIGLVLAFTTLFLAITTVINGNTKTIAMMRVFGYSQKECCRAILGGYRPLSYIGFIIGTVYQYGLLRLMVDIVFKDVAGVPTYKFDFPTMLISLACFITIYEIMMYIYSEKIKKISIKEIMIE; encoded by the coding sequence ATGCTTGTTGGAATAAAAAATGTTTCAAAACTCATCGGTATTTCCATTATAGCCAGTTGTGCTGTCCTTGTTTGTACAATGTTTCTGAACTTTTATTTTGATGTTCGATTAATTGAGAGTGAAATCACATCTGAATTATCAATGTTTTTTTATAATGCTCAGGTTTCTATGGCAAAAGTCGTTTGCCTTGTAAGTGGCGGATGCTTGCTTTTAACTGAGATTGTTATGTTGTTGTTTTATATTAAGCATTATATTGACATGCATAAGAAGGAACTTGGGATATTAAAGGCATTGGGATATTCAAATATCAAAATTGCAAAAAGCTTTTGGGTATTCGGAATTAGTATATTTATTGGGACTGTAATCGGATATGCAGGAGCATTTCTTATAATGCCGTGGTTTTATGCTCTACAAAATGAAGATAAAATGCTTCCTGAGATAACTATCAATTTTCATCCAAGCATTTTATTTTATTTTGTGGTATTGCCGACTGTTTGTTTTTCGGCACTTTCAGTTTATTATGCCTGGTACAAATTCAAAAAACCTGTGTTGCTGCTTTTGAAAGATAATACGCAAACTGCTTCTAAAACACAAAATCATAGAATCGAAAAAAGCAGTGAATTGTCGTTTGTAGAGTATTTGAAAAGGAATACCTTGAAATCTAAAAAGGCACTTGTATTCTTCATTATTTTTGCTTCATTTTGCTTTTCAGCTATGACACAAATGTCGTTTAGTATGAAAGATTTATCAAGTGAAATGATGGGTGTGATGATGTTGGTCATCGGACTTGTATTAGCGTTTACAACTCTGTTTCTTGCTATAACTACAGTAATAAACGGAAATACAAAAACTATTGCTATGATGAGAGTATTCGGCTATTCACAGAAAGAATGTTGCAGGGCAATTTTAGGAGGATACAGACCGCTGTCTTATATTGGTTTTATAATCGGAACAGTATATCAGTATGGATTGCTTCGGCTTATGGTGGATATTGTATTTAAGGATGTCGCGGGTGTACCTACGTATAAATTTGACTTTCCAACTATGCTTATTTCTCTTGCTTGTTTTATCACGATTTATGAAATTATGATGTATATATATTCTGAAAAAATTAAGAAGATTTCTATCAAGGAAATTATGATTGAGTAA
- a CDS encoding DUF5960 family protein, with translation MNQLEFQHNHLQMDYYSESYQDFEHDFYRYSNMNIPLTFLTDDILKTMATSRKNYFVLNKEKSRDNGDHFFIFEVSTIDENPLICRYSYKKTTTYLVQK, from the coding sequence ATGAATCAGCTTGAGTTTCAGCATAATCACCTGCAAATGGACTATTACAGCGAGAGCTACCAAGATTTTGAACATGACTTCTACCGCTACTCTAACATGAATATTCCATTGACCTTCCTGACCGATGATATCCTCAAAACAATGGCGACTTCACGTAAGAATTACTTTGTCCTGAATAAGGAGAAGTCCAGAGATAATGGTGATCATTTCTTCATTTTTGAGGTAAGTACCATAGATGAAAATCCACTAATTTGCCGATATTCGTATAAGAAAACTACAACATATTTAGTACAAAAATAG
- a CDS encoding helix-turn-helix domain-containing protein, whose translation MTTAEMIKKLCEQMNISVSELARRIGQTPQNFNKKLKRETVTLDELKAIADVLGVRFEQAFVLPDGDEIKISN comes from the coding sequence ATGACTACGGCAGAAATGATTAAAAAACTGTGTGAGCAAATGAATATAAGTGTTTCCGAACTTGCTAGACGTATTGGACAGACACCACAAAATTTCAACAAGAAATTGAAACGAGAAACAGTAACCTTGGATGAGTTGAAAGCTATCGCAGACGTACTGGGTGTCAGGTTTGAGCAGGCATTTGTTTTACCTGATGGTGATGAGATAAAAATATCTAACTAA
- a CDS encoding Crp/Fnr family transcriptional regulator codes for MHEIKNQYTEKQGYHDVTHTHHQGHESVSHASCITVVPIFNHLEGEQMEEIMKVTKSTSFKKGEVIYREGDISDCLYIVSKGKIRIYRLSESGKEQLVRILNPGDFTGELALFRESIQEAYAEAMSDTDVCMISRNDLQEFLLKYPTISLKILSEFSNRLETSEKQTTRFATEKVDTRLALFLAECMESGDGPMEIELPMSKKDLASYLGTTPETISRKLADLENEGYIKQKSGRKIEILDLDGLLLV; via the coding sequence ATGCATGAAATTAAAAATCAATATACAGAAAAACAAGGGTATCACGATGTTACTCACACTCATCATCAAGGACATGAGTCAGTTTCACACGCTTCATGTATCACTGTAGTTCCGATCTTTAATCATTTAGAAGGAGAACAGATGGAGGAAATTATGAAAGTAACGAAATCGACCTCTTTTAAAAAAGGTGAAGTAATTTACCGAGAGGGAGATATATCCGACTGCTTATATATTGTAAGTAAAGGGAAAATTCGAATTTACCGTTTGTCTGAATCAGGAAAAGAACAATTAGTGAGAATATTAAATCCAGGCGATTTCACTGGAGAGCTTGCCTTGTTTCGCGAATCAATTCAGGAAGCATATGCAGAAGCAATGAGTGATACCGATGTATGTATGATTAGTAGAAATGATTTGCAAGAATTTTTATTAAAGTATCCTACTATATCTTTGAAGATTTTATCGGAATTCTCTAATCGATTAGAAACATCAGAAAAACAAACAACTAGATTTGCCACAGAGAAGGTAGATACTAGATTAGCACTGTTTCTTGCAGAATGTATGGAAAGCGGAGATGGTCCAATGGAAATTGAATTGCCAATGAGTAAAAAGGATTTAGCCTCTTATCTAGGAACTACTCCAGAAACTATTAGTAGAAAGTTAGCTGATCTTGAAAATGAAGGATATATAAAACAAAAATCAGGTAGAAAGATTGAGATTTTGGATTTAGATGGATTGTTGTTGGTATAG
- a CDS encoding iron-sulfur cluster repair di-iron protein, ric, which translates to MSRQLNFNQVKETHLKTLAQYVPVVAKVHGENHPEFYQVRKVYDELVKKTKDAGVEKPDLKEEFVKLREITNNYTVPGDVCESYEAVYNMLAELDKAYEA; encoded by the coding sequence ATGTCAAGACAATTAAATTTTAATCAAGTAAAGGAAACTCATTTAAAAACTTTAGCACAATATGTTCCAGTTGTAGCAAAAGTTCATGGTGAAAATCATCCAGAATTCTACCAGGTTCGTAAAGTATATGATGAACTTGTAAAGAAAACAAAAGATGCGGGAGTAGAAAAGCCGGACTTAAAAGAGGAATTTGTAAAATTACGTGAAATCACAAATAATTATACAGTTCCAGGTGATGTATGCGAAAGTTATGAAGCAGTATATAACATGTTAGCAGAATTAGATAAAGCATATGAAGCATAA